In Sebaldella termitidis ATCC 33386, one DNA window encodes the following:
- a CDS encoding response regulator transcription factor, translating to MSGSNYKPASKDKKNEDKYNYYIFHLFCKTYLFTIREQEVFQHLLEEKNNKVISESLYISVGTVKAHVHNIFIKAKVSNRRELAQTYNKWKENQIASI from the coding sequence GCAATTACAAGCCTGCTTCAAAAGATAAAAAAAATGAAGATAAGTATAATTATTATATTTTTCATTTATTTTGTAAAACATATCTTTTCACAATAAGGGAACAGGAGGTTTTTCAGCATCTGCTTGAAGAGAAAAATAATAAGGTAATTAGTGAGAGTTTGTATATATCAGTAGGGACTGTGAAAGCTCATGTACATAATATTTTTATTAAAGCCAAGGTGTCTAACAGACGTGAATTAGCTCAGACATATAATAAATGGAAAGAAAACCAAATAGCAAGCATATAG